From a region of the Pontixanthobacter gangjinensis genome:
- the hypE gene encoding hydrogenase expression/formation protein HypE: MMSRPGSHGSCPVPVHSAERIEIGHGGGGKLTQRLIDTVFRPAFAVSDEDLTCDSAAIGRSEFELAFTTDAYVVQPLFFPGGNIGSLAIFGTVNDLAMSGARALAISAAFVIEEGFAVTDLNRIVETMRDAASRAGVRIVAGDTKVVERGKADGVYIATSGIGEIGSRALIRPQEVRVGDAVIVSGDIGRHGMAVMAARESLGFEPPIESDCAPLFGPVSALIDGGIELHCLRDCTRGGLATALIEIARCADVTIAIEQTKIPVSGPVRGACEILGIDPLYVANEGRFTAIVAGGDAERALSILQRHDDAAAIIGMVGERDGSTDAKIRTIGRTRALDLQTGEQLPRIC, encoded by the coding sequence ATGATGTCCCGACCCGGCAGCCATGGTTCCTGTCCGGTTCCGGTTCATTCCGCAGAGCGCATCGAGATCGGTCACGGAGGTGGCGGCAAGCTCACTCAGCGTTTGATCGACACGGTGTTCAGGCCCGCCTTCGCTGTCTCCGATGAGGATTTGACGTGCGATTCAGCCGCGATCGGCCGCTCGGAATTCGAGCTGGCTTTTACGACCGATGCCTATGTGGTGCAGCCCCTGTTCTTTCCCGGCGGCAATATTGGGTCGCTGGCGATCTTCGGCACCGTCAACGATCTAGCCATGAGCGGCGCTCGCGCGCTGGCAATAAGCGCGGCTTTCGTGATTGAAGAGGGCTTCGCCGTGACTGACCTGAACCGGATTGTCGAAACGATGAGAGATGCGGCTTCCCGAGCGGGCGTACGCATCGTCGCAGGCGACACCAAGGTCGTCGAGCGCGGCAAGGCCGACGGCGTCTACATTGCCACGTCGGGCATCGGCGAAATTGGCTCGCGCGCGCTGATCCGCCCGCAAGAAGTACGCGTCGGGGACGCTGTCATCGTTAGCGGGGATATCGGCCGCCATGGCATGGCGGTGATGGCCGCACGCGAAAGCCTCGGGTTCGAGCCCCCGATCGAAAGCGACTGCGCCCCGCTTTTCGGGCCTGTCTCGGCGCTCATCGATGGCGGCATCGAATTGCATTGCTTGCGCGATTGCACGCGCGGCGGGCTGGCGACTGCGCTGATCGAAATCGCGCGCTGCGCCGATGTTACGATCGCAATCGAGCAGACGAAGATCCCCGTTTCGGGTCCAGTGCGCGGTGCCTGCGAAATCCTCGGTATCGATCCGCTCTACGTAGCCAATGAAGGCCGGTTTACGGCAATCGTAGCTGGAGGTGATGCTGAGCGGGCCCTCTCCATTCTGCAACGACACGACGATGCCGCTGCGATCATCGGGATGGTGGGCGAACGGGATGGAAGCACAGATGCGAAGATAAGGACAATCGGCAGGACTCGTGCTCTTGACCTGCAAACCGGTGAACAACTGCCGCGCATCTGCTGA
- a CDS encoding MBL fold metallo-hydrolase RNA specificity domain-containing protein — protein MQPADSPSLSFLGATGTVTGSRYLIEVAERRILVDCGLFQGFKQLRLRNWNPFPVPPETISDVLLTHAHIDHSGYLPGLVKRGFHGAIHATPSTLELCELLLPDSGHLQEEEARYARRKAYSKHREPLPLYTVEDAVTALDRFEPAPFDEAIHLGDEISARFVPAGHLLGAASVRLTIGGRTIHFSGDLGRAEDPIIRDATPFAGADILVVESTYGNRRHPDSDPEAEMADVINRVIGRGGTILVPAFAVGRIQGVMLLISRLKASGTIPDVPVYLNTPMGVNATAIYSRHHYEHRISREECKAMFELAIRVRSVEESIALNENTEPKIIISASGMLSGGRILHHVINFGDDARNAIVLSGFQAGGTRGAALVQGARTLRIFGEDRPIRAEVIQLEGLSGHADADELLGWMGKARPPRMTYVTHGEPEAADALRFRIEHELGWDVRVPEHLERIDIANPK, from the coding sequence TTGCAGCCTGCAGACTCGCCATCGCTCAGCTTTCTCGGCGCGACAGGGACAGTGACGGGTTCGCGCTACTTGATTGAAGTCGCGGAACGAAGAATACTGGTCGACTGCGGGCTTTTCCAAGGCTTCAAGCAACTGCGGCTGCGGAACTGGAACCCGTTCCCTGTTCCGCCAGAAACTATTTCAGACGTCCTCCTGACTCATGCGCATATCGATCACTCAGGATATTTGCCCGGTCTGGTCAAGCGCGGGTTTCACGGTGCGATCCATGCTACCCCGTCGACTCTGGAGCTATGCGAGCTCTTGTTGCCGGACAGCGGCCACTTGCAGGAGGAAGAGGCTCGCTATGCCCGCCGCAAGGCCTATTCCAAGCACCGCGAGCCATTGCCGCTTTATACAGTGGAGGATGCCGTCACCGCGCTCGACCGGTTCGAACCTGCCCCTTTTGACGAGGCAATTCATCTTGGGGATGAGATATCCGCACGGTTCGTACCAGCAGGCCATCTTCTTGGTGCAGCCTCGGTGCGGCTAACGATCGGAGGGCGGACGATCCATTTCAGCGGCGACCTTGGGCGGGCCGAGGATCCGATCATTCGCGATGCCACGCCCTTCGCGGGTGCCGATATCCTTGTCGTCGAGTCCACATATGGCAATCGCAGGCACCCCGACAGCGATCCTGAAGCGGAAATGGCAGACGTCATCAATCGCGTCATCGGGAGAGGTGGAACCATCCTCGTCCCCGCCTTTGCCGTCGGCCGCATTCAGGGCGTTATGCTGCTGATCTCCCGGCTTAAGGCGAGTGGCACTATCCCTGACGTGCCGGTCTATCTCAACACGCCGATGGGTGTGAACGCGACGGCGATTTACAGTCGTCATCACTATGAACACAGGATCAGCCGCGAGGAATGCAAAGCGATGTTCGAGCTGGCGATACGCGTCCGAAGCGTGGAAGAATCTATCGCGCTGAATGAAAATACCGAGCCAAAGATCATCATCTCGGCGAGCGGCATGTTGTCCGGCGGGAGGATCCTACATCACGTTATCAATTTTGGTGATGATGCGAGAAACGCCATTGTTCTGTCCGGCTTCCAGGCTGGCGGTACGCGCGGCGCGGCGCTGGTGCAGGGTGCGCGCACTCTCAGGATTTTCGGAGAGGATCGACCGATCCGCGCCGAGGTCATCCAGTTGGAAGGGCTGTCTGGGCATGCTGATGCCGATGAACTGCTTGGCTGGATGGGCAAGGCGCGCCCACCCCGGATGACCTATGTGACACATGGAGAGCCTGAGGCCGCCGATGCGCTGCGTTTCCGGATCGAACATGAACTGGGTTGGGACGTGCGTGTGCCCGAGCACCTCGAGCGCATCGATATCGCCAATCCGAAGTGA
- a CDS encoding class I SAM-dependent methyltransferase encodes MVENIDQAKLEALAGKVIGDVAGSLSLLMAFIGDQAGVYEALDGAGALTADELSQKTGLNAKYLLQWLGSNAAAGYVTYHPVEERFSLTPEQALIFTREGQPACMQGFFQAVVSQFETQDKAVETFKSGSGRPWGEHSDCCFCGTDRFFRPGYAANLIDSWIPALNGVEDKLKAGAKVADIGCGHGSSTILLAKAFPHSTIIGIDFHAPSIDEARAKARKEGVSNVEFVVAKAQDFEVGGFDLACIFDALHDMGDPVGAAAHIRQSLNAKGTFMLVEPLAGDTMSENMHALGQIYYAFSTTICTPTSLAQEVGLGLGAQAGQKRLTEVLEQAGFANVRRAAETPTNMVLEVTG; translated from the coding sequence ATGGTAGAGAATATTGACCAAGCGAAGTTAGAGGCACTTGCGGGTAAGGTGATTGGCGATGTTGCCGGTTCCTTGAGCCTTTTGATGGCGTTTATCGGCGATCAAGCTGGGGTGTATGAAGCGCTTGATGGTGCAGGCGCTTTGACCGCAGACGAACTGAGTCAGAAAACAGGGCTGAATGCCAAGTACCTTCTGCAATGGCTCGGTTCGAATGCGGCCGCTGGCTATGTTACCTACCACCCTGTTGAGGAGCGATTTTCGCTTACTCCAGAGCAGGCGCTGATCTTCACACGAGAAGGGCAGCCTGCATGCATGCAGGGCTTCTTCCAAGCCGTGGTTTCACAATTCGAGACACAGGATAAGGCGGTCGAGACGTTCAAGTCCGGTTCGGGACGTCCTTGGGGCGAACACAGCGATTGTTGCTTCTGCGGAACAGACCGCTTTTTCCGGCCTGGGTATGCTGCGAACCTCATCGATAGTTGGATACCTGCCCTCAACGGGGTGGAGGACAAGCTCAAGGCCGGCGCAAAGGTTGCTGACATTGGATGCGGTCATGGATCTTCGACAATCCTGTTGGCAAAGGCCTTTCCACATTCAACGATCATTGGGATAGATTTCCACGCACCATCGATTGATGAGGCGCGCGCAAAGGCCCGCAAGGAAGGGGTCAGCAATGTAGAATTCGTAGTTGCAAAGGCGCAGGATTTTGAAGTCGGCGGCTTTGATCTAGCCTGCATATTTGATGCATTGCACGACATGGGCGATCCTGTGGGGGCCGCAGCACATATCCGGCAATCGTTGAACGCGAAGGGCACTTTCATGCTTGTTGAGCCGCTTGCCGGCGACACCATGAGCGAGAATATGCATGCGCTGGGCCAGATATACTATGCATTTTCTACGACCATTTGCACCCCAACTTCTTTGGCACAGGAGGTGGGTTTGGGCTTGGGCGCTCAGGCTGGACAAAAGCGCTTGACTGAAGTGCTCGAGCAAGCTGGATTCGCCAATGTCAGGCGAGCTGCAGAAACACCGACCAATATGGTCCTTGAGGTTACTGGTTAA
- a CDS encoding DUF411 domain-containing protein: protein MSPAAESAAYIRNRNANCGCCLAWLDYLEGGLPISAVAEDAVHMSAVKEWLGVPEQLGFCHKIAIEGYLIERHVPAEAIAKLLKERP from the coding sequence GTGTCACCAGCCGCTGAGTCTGCCGCGTATATAAGGAATAGAAATGCGAATTGCGGTTGCTGCCTTGCATGGCTTGACTATTTGGAAGGTGGGTTACCAATTTCCGCAGTTGCAGAAGACGCTGTCCATATGTCGGCTGTGAAAGAGTGGCTTGGTGTTCCTGAACAACTAGGTTTTTGTCATAAAATCGCGATTGAAGGATATTTGATTGAGCGTCACGTTCCTGCTGAAGCTATCGCTAAATTGCTCAAGGAGCGCCCCTAA